Below is a window of Fulvitalea axinellae DNA.
TAACAAGGGCGCCAACCGCGAGGGGGGCAAGTCCGTGGGGCTGAATATCCATTTGCCTTTTGAGCAGGGACACAACATGTACATTGACCCTGACAAGCTGATCACCTTCGACTATTTCTTTGTCCGCAAAGTGATGTTCGTGCGTTATTCGCAGGGCTTTATCGGAATGCCGGGCGGTATGGGTACTCTCGACGAGATTTTCGAGGCGATTACCCTGATCCAGACCGAAAAAATCGGACGCTTCCCCATCGTGTTGGTAGGCAGCGATTTCTGGAACGGTCTGATAGACTGGCTCCGCGATACGGTTTGTGCGCGCGAAGGCAACATCAGCGAGGTGGATTTTGATCTGATAACGATTGTGGACACGCCCGATGAGGCCGTGGAGGCGATCGAGGAGTTTTATTCCAAGTACCTCTTGTCACCGAATTTCTGATGAAAAACAAAGTACTATCAGTTCTTATCCTGGCTGTTCCGGTTTTGGC
It encodes the following:
- a CDS encoding TIGR00730 family Rossman fold protein; translated protein: MTEKEKNANEERKIRQAFRNKNWSEIKSHDSWTIFKVMAEFVEGFEKLAKIGPCVSIFGSARTDPESKYYKMAEEIGAKLVQNGYGVITGGGPGIMEAGNKGANREGGKSVGLNIHLPFEQGHNMYIDPDKLITFDYFFVRKVMFVRYSQGFIGMPGGMGTLDEIFEAITLIQTEKIGRFPIVLVGSDFWNGLIDWLRDTVCAREGNISEVDFDLITIVDTPDEAVEAIEEFYSKYLLSPNF